The window ACATGTAAATCTGAATGCTTAAAGACCACTATAAGAAAAGCTCGTTGGGGTCACACTTTTTAACTGCTTTCGAGGCAGATCACGCACAGGCTTGCTACTATCCATACAAAATGACCTATAAATGCTGGAGTGCGAATATAAATGCCAGTGACCTAGATGACTTTCCAAAAATTACAATCATCCAGACTGCGACAAGATACAAACTTGACGTGTATAATAATGCTCAAAAAgcagtattttcattttgtggccATTAAAGTAGATGAATAGGGCGATATACGCAATCCTAGACGTAAAAGAACTCAAGTCTCAGAGTGAAAGTCAATAAGGAGTAGCTGGACTAAAATTTGGAATAAAATGGTGCCGTTTGTTTTATTAGAGTGTCCAAACTTGATACTTTTTATGAATAAGCAAGTAGGTAAGTGTATTCAAGACAGTTTGTAGACATTAAATTCCTACTGTAGAATGATTGTCATTTTCCTAAAATACTTTCAGTTACCTGAGCTGACTGTTTACCTCTCTATAGTAAAGACTTTCAGCTCTTTCGAAAACTAAACGGTTGCCTTTAAGACcaacaataaataacaaaaatatctaTTCGTAATAAGAAGATACTATTTTAATTATTTGCATCTGACTTTTGTACGGACTCCTCTGGTCCGTTATTGCTGACAAGAGAGTATGGATCAAAGTAGACCAAGTCTGTAAAATAAGGACAAAATCCATTTGTAGGGAAGTAGTTTACAAAAAGAGGGTTTTGTCCGATAGAGCATGGGTCGATGTACGGTGCTGTTCCAAAATACATTGTGGGCAACGAAGAGACCGAAGACTTTGAATAAATTGCAGGATTTGTCTGATCGTGGGAATTGGAGCGTCCTTAAATAAATAAGTCAGAAAAACACCAAGATAATTTTTGGACTCGTCGCGATAAGTCCCATTCAAAATGGCAAGTTCAATCAATTGGTTCTTTTTGAGTTCGTCTTGTCCCTCTGGctacaggaaaaataaaaaaagttcaaaaaTCTATATTAAACGCGCCTATCGACTCGTGTAGCATTTCTATAGTAGCAGAGGAACCAAATGGCAGCAAATAATGCCCCAAGTAACCATGGAGTTTGGAGTGTGTGCATACCGATGGCAAAAGtagttttttaatttcatttgtggcctttttcaactttttttccgCCTTTTCCAATATGTCCTCGACGGTGATCAAAACGTGGAGTTCTTCGTTCAAATGTTCCCAATTCGGTTTTCCACGGTTCTGCTCTTCCTTGAATGTAACGAACGTGAAATTGACGTTTTCTAACCTTAGTTTTATCTCTCATAGACCCCCTTCCTCGAATCATTATTTTGCAGCCTGTGTTGTACTCGATTTGCTTGGCAGTCATACCCCGAGGTCCGAGAATTCTCCCGACAAAATTGAACTAACGGAAGCCATTAGAGCACCACATACGTCGGGATATTTCTTTATAGGCACAAAAAGTTTTTCGGACAAAGTGACCAAACATTCCTGAGCTTCTTCCAATGAAAATTTGTCTTTGATGTTTCCGAATTTACTTCTCACTCTGTTGATCTCTAAGTTTATTACAAAAAAGGTTAGGACCATCCGTTAATATTCTAATTACATGATTGAAGGCAACCGGCAAGTAAGTGACGTTTTGAAGGTCATTAAGCAACTGTGCGAGATATTCGTTATAATTCTGATCCCAAAAACAAAGCTGTGAACAGGCGGAATCACTGTTCTCCTTAGAATTTGGTGACTCCTCTGTCATTTATTGCGCCTATTAaactaaaaatgttttataagtacttgtttcaatcaataATGTTACCTAAGTGACGATTACGGACCAGTTTAAATCTaacaaaatattctaaataaatattctatctttatttatatatacttttcatgTTAATTTTGACTCATTTACAAAGCTTAATGTTCTATTTactaatagaaaatagaaaattttattttaaccaaTAATTTTTGCTGATAATTTGCAAATGCAATTTGTGTATTTTAATTCGTTCAAACTTTAAATTTTTGtatcgaatatttttttttttggagagaCTTAATTGTTGGACAATCAAATTTATAATATGTTGATCCTATTTATCATTCCGATGTTTCAAAGGAGACCACATAAACCACGTAGCCTAGAAACATGGAAAGTTTGGAGTCTTAAAAGTGCCAATATAAATTTTTAGGAACATTGATTTATTAATGTGATATACattaattagaaaatttttttatttcaattcaatatttttattaatcagcTAACATTTATTTGAATTTGAAAATTCAATTTTTGGACTAGTTACTAATCTATCATTTCCGAACAATATTGTATCCAAGAAACAATTTACAGTAAAATCTCTTGAATCCGCCGATTTTGGGACCGGCCAGAAaatctaaataattttaaataattcattCTAATTTGAAAGTTACAATCTTTAAAATCTATACAATCTTTAgaacttcatttatttttatcttttttatttgatttattttctaaGCAGTTCGccaattttcataatattttcgtGATCATCaatatttgaatttttgatttgagaaatgtaAGTTTTAATGGTCTCTAGTGCTCTGAAAGCTTCCAAAGCTCAACTTTTTTTTCAACATAATCCTCCTCGCTACTTGTTTTCTAAATTTAGTCATTAAATAAAATCAAGTACTGGTTGAGGTTTTTCATCTTCTCGAGATTGCCCTTCCAATAATTCAATTAGTTCTTCATTTTCAATATAGCCATATTCAAGAAATCCATCCTAAGAAAC is drawn from Octopus sinensis unplaced genomic scaffold, ASM634580v1 Contig15467, whole genome shotgun sequence and contains these coding sequences:
- the LOC115230396 gene encoding KH domain-containing, RNA-binding, signal transduction-associated protein 1-like, coding for MESVRKGILKKYLDPKIAKKVAENISKALMMFAMFVSTTFLVFNSDNSPYFYHPLSALSGHVEKVSMRAYLKIYKSKYCIPSTLGATASDFNFVGRILGPRGMTAKQIEYNTGCKIMIRGRGSMRDKTKEEQNRGKPNWEHLNEELHVLITVEDILEKAEKKLKKATNEIKKLLLPSPEGQDELKKNQLIELAILNGTYRDESKNYLGVFLTYLFKDAPIPTIRQILQFIQSLRSLRCPQYLVYFDPYSLVSNNGPEESVQKSDANN